Proteins from one Chitinophaga oryzae genomic window:
- a CDS encoding S66 peptidase family protein — translation MNRKHFLSALATIGISLPATQTLAAIGTTDTDAAKEPQIPPYLKPGDIIGITCPAGYINREEILPSLRIMEKWGFNIRIGNTVGMRDYSFGGTDTERAKDLQAMLNDPNVKAIMCGRGGYGSARILDHLDFSRFHRHPKWIIGFSDITALHCHVNRHYGIATIHSKMCNSFPDDFNNAEPEIQDTIMSIYQALTGKKMQYTAPPDANNRKGTARGILIGGNLSVIQSISGTNSEIDTNGKILFLEEVGEYLYNIDRMLNTLQRSHKLDNLAGLIIGGFNRLKPDDPGEEFGRTVYDMVQEKVKAFKYPVCYNFPTGHQKNNYALKCGMMHTLTVTDEKVLLKD, via the coding sequence ATGAACCGTAAACATTTTTTATCTGCCCTGGCGACCATCGGTATCAGCCTGCCCGCCACACAAACACTGGCGGCTATAGGCACTACCGATACCGACGCTGCCAAAGAACCTCAAATCCCTCCTTACCTTAAACCCGGGGACATCATCGGTATCACCTGTCCTGCCGGTTATATCAATAGAGAAGAAATTCTGCCCTCCCTGCGCATCATGGAAAAATGGGGCTTTAATATACGTATAGGCAATACCGTTGGTATGCGCGATTATTCTTTCGGTGGCACGGATACCGAGAGAGCAAAGGACTTGCAAGCCATGCTGAACGACCCCAACGTAAAGGCGATCATGTGCGGCCGCGGCGGATACGGATCGGCGCGCATTCTCGACCACCTGGATTTCTCCCGCTTTCATCGCCATCCCAAATGGATCATCGGCTTCAGTGATATTACGGCACTGCATTGCCATGTCAACCGCCATTATGGTATTGCTACCATCCATTCCAAAATGTGCAACAGTTTTCCGGATGATTTCAACAATGCGGAGCCGGAGATACAGGATACCATCATGTCTATCTACCAGGCCCTCACCGGTAAAAAGATGCAGTATACCGCGCCTCCGGATGCCAACAACCGCAAAGGCACGGCCCGTGGCATACTGATAGGCGGCAACCTGTCGGTAATACAGAGCATTTCCGGCACCAATTCAGAAATTGACACCAACGGGAAAATCCTGTTCCTGGAAGAAGTAGGGGAATATCTTTACAATATCGACCGTATGCTGAACACGCTGCAGCGTTCCCATAAACTCGACAACCTCGCCGGGCTCATCATCGGCGGCTTCAACAGGTTAAAGCCGGATGATCCCGGCGAAGAATTCGGACGCACGGTATATGATATGGTGCAGGAAAAAGTAAAAGCCTTTAAATACCCTGTATGCTACAACTTCCCGACAGGGCACCAGAAAAATAACTACGCCCTCAAATGCGGCATGATGCATACCCTCACCGTTACCGACGAAAAAGTGCTGTTAAAGGATTAG
- a CDS encoding porin family protein — MRKTLFVLLAVMSVTVGTYAQKKVHYGLKGGLNISNSTALFDYFRTGVYAGAFAEIKLKERWAIQPEVVYYRNSGQGGYHIITDRKEHYLSVPVMIKYYITPKFYLEAGPELNYVLSANETVEGLTYNNIDLYNRWGLSGSAGLGYQLPYGFGVNARYSYSVPVKAYFPAVYNNTGKIGMTYTFK; from the coding sequence ATGAGAAAAACTCTATTTGTACTGCTGGCCGTAATGTCAGTGACAGTGGGGACCTACGCCCAGAAAAAAGTCCATTATGGCCTGAAAGGCGGCTTAAACATCTCAAATAGTACCGCACTTTTCGATTACTTCCGTACTGGCGTATACGCCGGCGCTTTTGCTGAAATCAAATTAAAAGAACGCTGGGCCATACAACCGGAGGTAGTATATTATCGCAACAGCGGCCAGGGAGGGTATCACATTATTACCGACAGAAAAGAGCATTACCTCAGCGTCCCCGTTATGATCAAATATTATATCACACCCAAATTTTATTTGGAAGCAGGGCCTGAGCTGAACTACGTCCTGTCAGCCAATGAAACCGTAGAGGGCCTTACCTACAATAACATAGACCTCTACAATCGCTGGGGACTCAGTGGCTCCGCAGGTTTAGGATATCAACTTCCGTACGGGTTTGGCGTCAATGCCCGGTATTCATACAGCGTCCCCGTAAAAGCTTACTTCCCCGCTGTGTATAACAATACCGGTAAAATCGGGATGACATATACCTTTAAGTGA
- a CDS encoding Lrp/AsnC family transcriptional regulator, whose product MDHKKEQELPALTLDDKDMGILRLLQQDAKMTIRDIARQLNLSTTPVYERIRKMEQAGVIRQYAAIVDPRKINKGMTVLVYITLKEHNKKNGKKFIQEIVAFQEVTECLNISGEFDFMIKVQVKDMDEYREFYVNKLGELDNLSHTQSIFVISVIKETHQVVY is encoded by the coding sequence ATGGACCATAAAAAAGAACAGGAACTGCCCGCGCTCACGCTGGATGATAAGGACATGGGCATCCTCCGGCTGCTGCAGCAGGACGCTAAAATGACGATCCGTGATATTGCGCGACAGCTCAACCTCAGCACCACGCCGGTATATGAGCGTATCCGAAAAATGGAACAGGCGGGGGTTATCAGGCAATACGCCGCCATCGTGGATCCCCGGAAAATAAACAAAGGGATGACGGTGCTCGTTTATATCACCTTAAAAGAGCACAATAAAAAGAACGGCAAAAAATTCATCCAGGAAATCGTCGCTTTCCAGGAGGTGACAGAGTGCCTCAATATATCAGGGGAATTTGACTTTATGATCAAGGTACAGGTAAAAGATATGGATGAGTACCGGGAGTTTTATGTGAACAAACTGGGGGAACTGGATAACCTGAGTCATACCCAAAGTATTTTTGTGATCTCTGTGATAAAAGAAACGCACCAGGTTGTATATTAG
- a CDS encoding MFS transporter has translation MEKRIILTVACMAIFFEALDVSVLNMALPGMQTYFHFGPDAIQWVQTVYVLMYAGFVLLGGRLSDTMGRRKIFITGAILFVLASLGAGFSMSFAWLLTCRGLQGLGVALAIPAAMAIISHTFTVPAEKNRAFGIFGAMAGIGFATGLAIGGLISAWMGWQWVFFINVPVIGVAILLAYRFIPHDQQPAVKQDSNLLSGVLITLLLMLTAWLIHDLGHIAAHPAGFGLLLVALLTAGIYFVKRERVHASPLVDFDLFRLKGVITGNIGATLLGSTFLPYIFLLTLYLQEVLGFSSSTAGLLLFPFSILSGLISKYMLPHLFHRLGVTRTGIAGSCFMLAGILFFALSYFTAWHLPFMLLAVLCINSLGMSITFPAITILAIQEVPEAQHGLASGINGTCNAMGGGLGLSLVGLMMQLAVVNQWNSYAAGLAVLALIATGAILQLYRFWWRQSAATAGQLVKIPS, from the coding sequence ATGGAAAAGCGAATAATCCTGACCGTGGCCTGCATGGCGATTTTTTTTGAAGCATTGGACGTATCGGTGTTGAACATGGCATTGCCGGGCATGCAGACCTATTTTCATTTCGGTCCTGACGCTATCCAGTGGGTGCAGACAGTGTACGTGCTGATGTATGCGGGATTTGTACTGCTGGGAGGCCGGCTGTCTGACACGATGGGAAGACGGAAGATTTTTATCACCGGCGCTATCCTGTTTGTACTGGCTTCGCTGGGAGCGGGTTTTTCCATGTCATTTGCGTGGCTGTTGACCTGCCGCGGTCTGCAGGGGCTGGGAGTAGCGCTGGCCATACCGGCGGCGATGGCGATCATCAGTCATACTTTCACGGTGCCCGCAGAAAAGAACAGGGCGTTCGGCATCTTCGGCGCCATGGCGGGCATCGGTTTTGCCACCGGTCTTGCCATTGGTGGCCTTATCAGTGCATGGATGGGATGGCAGTGGGTTTTCTTTATCAACGTGCCGGTTATCGGCGTTGCCATTCTGCTGGCCTACCGCTTTATTCCGCATGATCAGCAGCCGGCTGTGAAACAGGACAGTAATTTGCTGAGTGGTGTATTGATTACCCTGCTGCTGATGCTGACAGCGTGGCTGATCCACGACCTGGGCCATATTGCAGCGCATCCCGCAGGTTTCGGGTTATTGCTGGTAGCGTTACTAACGGCCGGTATTTATTTTGTCAAAAGAGAACGGGTGCATGCGTCGCCGTTAGTGGACTTCGATCTTTTCCGTCTGAAAGGCGTGATTACCGGTAATATCGGCGCTACCTTACTGGGCAGTACTTTTCTGCCTTACATCTTTTTGTTGACCCTGTACCTGCAGGAAGTGCTGGGTTTCAGTTCTTCCACAGCGGGTTTGTTGTTGTTTCCTTTCAGTATCTTGTCCGGGTTGATCTCGAAGTATATGCTCCCGCACCTGTTTCACCGGCTGGGCGTAACGCGTACGGGCATTGCCGGCAGCTGCTTTATGCTGGCTGGTATCCTGTTTTTTGCATTGAGTTATTTCACGGCTTGGCACCTGCCATTTATGCTGCTGGCGGTATTATGCATCAACTCACTCGGAATGTCGATCACTTTTCCTGCTATTACGATCCTGGCCATACAGGAAGTGCCGGAAGCGCAGCATGGACTGGCTTCGGGCATTAACGGTACTTGTAACGCCATGGGCGGCGGACTGGGATTGTCGCTGGTGGGATTGATGATGCAGTTGGCAGTGGTGAATCAGTGGAACAGTTATGCCGCGGGACTGGCGGTGCTGGCATTGATTGCCACAGGCGCCATTTTGCAGCTGTACCGTTTCTGGTGGCGCCAGTCCGCTGCTACAGCGGGACAGCTGGTAAAAATACCATCGTAA
- a CDS encoding ATP-dependent DNA ligase — MQQFAQLVRLLSNSTKTNEKLEALSQYFATAPDKDKTWVLALFSGRRPKRTVNSTQLKTWCMQATGLPEWLFNECYLTVGDLGETIALLLPPRSHPASHPLHYWLEQLQQLEKASEPEKQAFILQTWDALDDNERFVFNKLITGGFRIGVSQKMMVNALAKTYDIPAATLSHMISGTWDPAAVTIEALLHQSTSGADASRPYPFYLAYALEDTPAGLGPIEDWQAEWKWDGIRGQIIKREGQLFVWSRGEELITDKFPEFSPLTDTLPDGTVIDGEILTYADGRPLPFQTLQTRIGRKNVTRKQLQEAPVAFLSYDLLEWEGADIREKPLIERRTLLAQVVQAQQQPALLLSPEVTAATWDELAQIREMSREQVSEGLMLKKRSAPYQVGRKRGDWWKWKIDPYTIDAVMIYAQKGHGRRSNLYTDYTFAVKDGDQLVPFTKAYSGLTDKEIAEVDNWVKRHSLEKFGPVRTVEPLLVFEIAFEGIAASNRHKSGVALRFPRINRWRQDKPVADINTLEDLKALLRQAGGQTP; from the coding sequence GTGCAACAGTTCGCCCAACTCGTCAGACTGCTGAGCAACAGCACCAAAACCAACGAAAAGCTGGAGGCGCTGAGCCAGTATTTCGCCACCGCCCCGGATAAAGATAAAACCTGGGTGCTGGCGCTGTTTTCCGGCCGCAGGCCCAAACGCACGGTCAACAGCACACAGCTGAAAACATGGTGCATGCAGGCTACCGGCCTGCCCGAATGGCTGTTCAACGAATGTTACCTCACCGTAGGCGATCTCGGCGAAACCATCGCCCTCCTGCTGCCGCCACGCAGCCACCCGGCCAGTCATCCCCTGCATTACTGGCTGGAGCAACTGCAACAGCTCGAGAAAGCCTCCGAACCGGAAAAACAGGCCTTCATCCTGCAAACCTGGGACGCCCTGGATGACAACGAACGTTTTGTGTTCAACAAACTCATCACCGGCGGCTTCCGCATCGGCGTGTCACAGAAAATGATGGTCAACGCACTCGCTAAAACCTACGACATCCCCGCCGCCACGCTGTCACACATGATCAGCGGCACCTGGGACCCCGCCGCCGTCACCATCGAAGCACTCCTGCACCAGAGCACCAGCGGAGCAGACGCCTCCCGCCCCTATCCCTTCTACCTTGCTTACGCCCTCGAAGATACGCCCGCCGGCCTCGGCCCCATCGAAGACTGGCAGGCGGAATGGAAGTGGGACGGCATCCGCGGCCAGATCATCAAAAGAGAAGGACAACTGTTCGTATGGTCCCGCGGCGAAGAACTGATCACCGATAAGTTCCCCGAATTCAGCCCCCTCACCGATACGCTCCCCGACGGCACCGTGATAGACGGCGAAATCCTCACCTATGCCGACGGCAGGCCACTCCCCTTTCAAACACTGCAAACACGCATCGGCCGGAAAAACGTCACCCGCAAACAGCTGCAGGAAGCGCCGGTAGCCTTCCTCAGCTACGACCTGCTGGAGTGGGAAGGCGCCGATATCCGGGAAAAACCACTGATAGAAAGAAGAACATTGCTGGCGCAGGTGGTCCAGGCGCAACAACAACCGGCATTACTGTTATCGCCCGAAGTGACCGCCGCCACATGGGATGAACTGGCGCAGATACGGGAAATGTCGCGCGAGCAGGTCAGCGAGGGTCTGATGCTGAAAAAAAGAAGCGCGCCGTACCAGGTAGGCCGCAAGCGGGGCGACTGGTGGAAGTGGAAAATAGATCCGTACACCATCGACGCAGTGATGATATACGCACAGAAGGGACACGGACGCCGCTCCAACCTTTACACGGATTACACGTTCGCAGTGAAAGACGGCGATCAGCTGGTGCCCTTTACCAAAGCCTATTCCGGCCTGACGGACAAGGAAATTGCGGAGGTGGACAACTGGGTCAAACGGCATTCGCTGGAGAAATTCGGCCCCGTAAGAACGGTAGAACCATTGCTGGTATTTGAAATTGCATTTGAAGGCATTGCCGCTTCCAACCGGCACAAATCGGGCGTAGCCCTGCGCTTTCCCCGCATCAACCGCTGGCGGCAGGATAAACCGGTAGCGGACATCAACACCCTCGAAGATCTGAAAGCCCTGTTACGGCAGGCGGGCGGACAGACGCCATAA
- a CDS encoding ligase-associated DNA damage response exonuclease, which translates to MELLQFTDKGIWCAAGDFYIDPWKPVQRAVITHAHSDHARWGNQYYLCEQTSIPLLKLRLGADINVQGIPYGETIYFNGVRLSLHPAGHMIGSAQVRVELNGEVWVASGDYKLEADGVSLPFEPVRCHTFITESTFGLPVYRWEPQQQLFSRITNWIYENQQAGKASVITAYSLGKAQRLLFHLQDKITRLMGHGAITNVNDLLTAQGYPLPTVERITPDTPKTAFKNAVIIAPPSADDSAWMRRFNPYSLGVCSGWMQVRGHMRRRNADAGFALSDHADWNGLLEAVAATGATRIYATHGFSSVFARYLSEKGLDAREVSTAYGDEETITNPET; encoded by the coding sequence ATGGAGCTGCTTCAATTTACCGACAAAGGCATCTGGTGCGCTGCAGGCGATTTTTACATCGATCCCTGGAAACCCGTACAGCGCGCCGTGATTACACATGCGCATTCCGACCACGCCCGCTGGGGCAACCAGTATTATCTCTGCGAACAAACCAGCATTCCGCTGCTAAAACTGCGGCTGGGCGCCGATATCAATGTACAGGGCATTCCCTACGGCGAAACCATCTACTTCAATGGCGTCAGGCTCTCCCTGCATCCTGCCGGCCATATGATCGGCTCCGCGCAGGTAAGGGTGGAGCTGAACGGAGAAGTATGGGTAGCCAGCGGGGACTACAAGCTCGAAGCCGATGGCGTTTCCCTGCCCTTTGAACCGGTACGCTGCCATACGTTCATCACGGAGTCTACCTTCGGACTGCCTGTCTACCGTTGGGAGCCGCAACAGCAGCTATTTTCCCGCATCACCAACTGGATATACGAAAATCAGCAGGCCGGCAAAGCATCGGTCATCACCGCTTACAGCCTCGGCAAAGCGCAACGCCTGCTCTTTCATCTGCAGGATAAGATCACCCGTCTCATGGGCCATGGCGCCATCACCAACGTCAACGACCTGCTGACAGCGCAGGGCTATCCGTTGCCCACCGTGGAAAGAATAACACCCGATACACCTAAAACCGCTTTTAAAAATGCAGTCATCATAGCGCCGCCTTCGGCGGATGACTCAGCCTGGATGCGCCGCTTCAACCCTTACTCGCTGGGCGTATGCAGCGGCTGGATGCAGGTAAGGGGACATATGCGCAGACGCAATGCCGATGCAGGCTTTGCACTCTCCGACCATGCAGACTGGAACGGACTGCTGGAAGCGGTGGCCGCCACAGGCGCCACACGCATATACGCCACCCACGGCTTCAGCAGCGTATTTGCCCGCTACCTCAGCGAAAAAGGCCTCGACGCCAGGGAGGTGAGCACCGCCTATGGCGACGAAGAAACCATTACTAACCCGGAAACATAA
- a CDS encoding ABC transporter substrate-binding protein — protein sequence MNQLISVKNLLAGLALLVLFTACSSSRKSASRVDGPPPSLSKPTPEKKPENKKETAKAAPFNVPAFAREVKKPTYNIALFAPLFLDSAFANSNDIPGRTMPRYVLPGLEFYEGAQLALDSLQQLGYNLKVNVYDTKGRQNVSSLISNKALDATDLIIGSFSNPELKEVSDFVKKKEINLVSATLPNDAGINDNPFLFIPNSTLKTHCEAIHNYVQEAFSNKNIVLLRRNTPFESRLAADFKASYDKMNNPKKSRIREAIWSESTTPEELSKYLLTDRPNVIIVTAFEEGGIKSILRKLSVANATYPMQIFGMPTWDVLKLKDPEFKNLQVFYSSPYFNDKSDTYSRYLSDYFRRTYKARPSDMAYKGFDLTYYFVRLLHTNGVYFNGAVEASSPVITRFNFQPVYARENEQTPSYFENKNIFIIQKGDSVDVKMNQ from the coding sequence ATGAACCAATTGATATCTGTTAAAAACCTGCTGGCCGGATTGGCGCTGTTGGTACTGTTCACAGCCTGTTCTTCCTCCAGGAAGAGCGCCAGCCGTGTAGACGGTCCCCCGCCTTCCCTGAGCAAGCCCACACCGGAAAAGAAACCGGAAAACAAAAAAGAAACTGCCAAGGCAGCCCCCTTCAACGTACCGGCTTTCGCCCGGGAAGTGAAGAAGCCAACTTACAACATCGCGCTCTTTGCACCGCTGTTCCTCGACTCCGCATTTGCCAACTCCAACGATATTCCCGGCCGTACCATGCCCCGCTACGTACTGCCCGGCCTCGAATTTTACGAAGGCGCCCAGCTGGCGCTGGACAGCCTCCAACAACTGGGTTACAACCTCAAAGTCAATGTGTATGACACCAAAGGCCGTCAAAATGTTTCGTCGCTGATCAGCAACAAAGCACTCGACGCCACCGACCTCATCATCGGCTCCTTCAGCAACCCGGAACTGAAAGAGGTGAGCGATTTCGTTAAAAAGAAAGAAATCAACCTCGTGTCCGCCACGCTGCCCAATGATGCAGGCATCAACGACAATCCGTTCCTGTTCATCCCGAACAGCACCCTGAAAACACACTGTGAAGCCATCCACAACTATGTACAGGAGGCTTTCTCCAATAAAAATATTGTACTGCTCCGCCGTAATACGCCCTTCGAAAGCCGCCTCGCAGCCGATTTCAAAGCGTCATACGACAAAATGAACAATCCGAAAAAATCCCGGATCCGCGAAGCCATCTGGAGCGAAAGCACCACCCCGGAAGAACTGTCCAAATACCTGCTCACCGACAGGCCAAACGTCATCATCGTGACCGCCTTCGAAGAGGGCGGCATTAAAAGCATCCTGCGTAAACTCAGCGTAGCCAACGCTACCTACCCGATGCAGATATTCGGTATGCCTACCTGGGATGTGCTGAAGCTGAAAGACCCGGAATTCAAAAACCTGCAGGTATTCTACTCTTCCCCTTATTTCAACGATAAATCTGATACCTACAGCCGCTATCTGAGCGACTATTTCCGCAGGACCTACAAAGCGCGCCCTTCCGATATGGCGTATAAAGGCTTTGACCTTACTTATTACTTCGTACGGCTGCTGCACACCAACGGCGTATATTTCAACGGCGCTGTGGAAGCATCGTCCCCGGTCATCACCCGCTTTAATTTCCAGCCGGTGTACGCCCGCGAGAACGAACAAACACCTTCTTACTTCGAAAACAAAAACATCTTCATCATCCAGAAAGGCGACAGCGTGGATGTGAAAATGAATCAATAA